One genomic window of Parcubacteria group bacterium includes the following:
- the dprA gene encoding DNA-protecting protein DprA: MSSLTKNDLKYWVGFTYLQNIGPARFSKLRKAFPSLEQAWNAPLSKLEEVGFTENALSEFIRVRREINLDAELEKLARENISVITVDDEEYPKLLKEIYYPPFLLYCRGVLPAPEEFLIAVVGSRKYSIYGKQMAQRLVSGLAQNKLTIVSGLALGIDGIAHETALESNTKTIGVLGCGIERSNIYPASNRMLGERIIERGGCIISEFPPGTPPYKSNFPRRNRIIAGLSLGVLVVEAAEKSGALITAQHAVEQNRDVFAVPGNATSESSVGTNNLIKQGARPVTDASEILESLNLKQATNYLEAQKIIPENPEEEAVLAHLGHEPIHVDELARLTNLPIRAINATLAIMEMKGKIKNLGAMKYALAR, from the coding sequence ATGTCAAGTTTAACCAAAAACGACCTTAAATACTGGGTAGGATTCACCTACCTGCAGAACATTGGTCCAGCGCGGTTTTCCAAACTGCGGAAAGCATTCCCCTCTCTGGAGCAGGCCTGGAACGCCCCCTTGTCAAAACTTGAAGAGGTCGGATTTACGGAAAACGCGCTCTCTGAATTCATCCGCGTGCGCAGGGAAATCAATCTTGATGCAGAGCTTGAGAAGCTCGCACGAGAAAACATTTCAGTGATAACGGTTGATGATGAGGAATACCCCAAACTGCTCAAGGAAATTTACTATCCCCCGTTTTTGCTCTACTGCCGCGGGGTACTCCCGGCTCCGGAAGAATTTTTGATTGCCGTGGTAGGCTCCCGGAAATATTCAATCTACGGCAAGCAAATGGCCCAGCGCCTGGTAAGCGGGCTCGCCCAAAACAAACTGACCATTGTGAGCGGCCTGGCTTTGGGGATTGACGGAATCGCGCACGAAACCGCGCTTGAATCAAACACTAAAACCATCGGCGTGCTCGGATGCGGCATTGAACGGTCCAACATCTATCCTGCCTCCAACCGCATGCTCGGGGAGCGCATTATTGAACGCGGCGGGTGCATCATCTCCGAATTCCCTCCGGGAACCCCGCCCTACAAAAGCAACTTTCCGCGCCGCAACCGCATCATCGCAGGGCTCTCTTTGGGCGTGCTGGTGGTTGAAGCGGCGGAGAAGTCAGGCGCCCTCATCACAGCCCAGCACGCAGTGGAACAGAATAGGGACGTGTTTGCGGTTCCGGGCAACGCAACCAGCGAAAGTTCGGTCGGAACCAATAATTTGATTAAGCAGGGAGCGCGGCCCGTAACCGATGCAAGTGAGATTCTGGAGAGCCTGAATCTCAAGCAAGCAACCAACTACCTGGAAGCCCAAAAAATCATTCCCGAAAATCCGGAGGAAGAAGCAGTGCTTGCGCACCTTGGGCACGAACCAATCCATGTTGATGAATTGGCGCGCTTGACGAATTTGCCCATTCGGGCTATAAATGCAACATTGGCCATAATGGAAATGAAGGGTAAAATCAAAAACCTCGGCGCCATGAAGTATGCATTAGCCCGATAA